In the Diceros bicornis minor isolate mBicDic1 chromosome 22, mDicBic1.mat.cur, whole genome shotgun sequence genome, one interval contains:
- the OMD gene encoding osteomodulin has protein sequence MGFLSPVCVLFFFLGVKVYCQYESYQWDEDYDQEPDDVYQPEFQLRQNVDYGVPFHQYTLGCARECFCPPNFPSSMYCDNRKLKTIPNIPAHIQQVYLQFNEIEAVTADSLINATHLKEINLSHNKIKSQKIDHGVFAKLSNLLQLHLHHNNLEEFPFPLPKSLERLLLGYNEISRLHTNAVDGLVNLTMLDLCHNHLDDSMLQEKILAKMEKLMQLNLCNNRLESMPPGLPSSLMYLSLENNSISSIPENYFNELPKLYALRMSHNKLQDISYNTFNLPNLIELNVGHNKLKQAFYIPRNLEHLYLENNEIENINVTEMCPSVDPLHYHHLTYIRVDQNKLKEPINSYILLCFPHIHSIYYGEQRSTNGQTIQLKTQVFRRFQDDADSEDHDDSHEGPEQEGTEENVDPHYYGSQ, from the exons ATGGGCTTTTTAAGTCCAGTATGTGTCCTGTTCTTCTTTCTTGGAGTCAAAGTATATTGCCAATATGAAAGTTATCAGTGGGATGAAGATTATGACCAAGAGCCAGATGATGTCTACCAACCAGAATTCCAACTTCGTCAAAACGTAGACTATGGAGTTCCTTTTCATCAGTACACTTTAGGCTGTGCCAGGGAATGCTTCTGTCCACCTAACTTTCCATCATCAATGTACTGTGATAATCGCAAACTCAAGACTATCCCAAACATTCCAGCACACATTCAGCAAGTCTATCTTCAGTTCAATGAAATTGAGGCTGTGACTGCAGATTCACTCATCAATGCAACTCATCTTAAAGAGATCAATCTCAGCCACAACAAAATTAAATCTCAAAAGATTGATCATGGTGTATTTGCTAAGTTGTCAAATCTACTACAACTTCACCTACATCATAACAATTTAGAAGaatttccatttcctcttcctaaGTCTTTGGAAAGACTTCTTCTTGGTTACAATGAGATCTCCAGATTGCACACAAATGCTGTGGACGGGCTAGTAAACTTGACTATGCTTGATCTCTGTCATAATCATCTTGATGATTCTATGTTACAGGAAAAAATCCTTgccaaaatggaaaaattaatgcaGCTCAACCTATGTAATAACAGATTAGAATCAATGCCTCCTGGTTTGCCTTCTTCACTTATGTATCTGTCCttagaaaataattcaatttcATCTATACCAGAAAATTACTTCAATGAACTTCCAAAGCTTTATGCTCTAAGAATGTCACACAACAAACTACAAGACATCTCGTATAATACTTTTAATCTTCCCAACCTCATAGAGCTCAATGTTGGACACAACAAACTGAAGCAAGCATTCTATATCCCAAGAAATTTAGAGCACCTATACCtagaaaacaatgaaattgaaa ATATCAATGTTACAGAGATGTGTCCATCTGTTGACCCACTACATTACCATCATTTAACATACATCCGTGTGGACCAAAATAAGCTAAAAGAGCCAATAAACTCATACATTCTCCTCTGCTTCCCTCACATACATAGTATTTATTATGGTGAACAAAGAAGCACTAATGGTCAAACAATACAACTGAAGACTCAAGTTTTCAGGAGATTTCAAGATGATGCTGATAGTGAAGATCACGATGATTCTCACGAAGGCCCAGAACaagaaggaacagaagaaaacgTTGACCCTCACTATTATGGAAGTCAATAA